In Pseudomonadota bacterium, a single window of DNA contains:
- a CDS encoding PLP-dependent aminotransferase family protein: MIKLANWLKSISPSAMQKSLNALKDDVISFSLGLPAPELFPIEQLKEALNCLENKDALQYAPPLESLKSYIVEKMYERGATCKENEVFLTTGAHQGMTLLTRLLLNPKSTIILEEVVYPGFVQVVAPYQPNILTVKTDFKTGIDLEDLERTLKQGHNPALLYMVTDGHNPLGLSLSREKREHLANLASKYKLPIIEDDAYGFLFYDENIPSLRSFNSDFILYVGSFSKILAPSLRVGWLIVPEYLVPKLSIIKESLDINMATFSQRIVNSFIEKGYLEDHILNIRAAYKLRRDQMNESLKNHLPDELSYTVPNSGFFIWGECPKNIDVSLLFKNALEEKVSFIPGGGFAISNIEKYKNCLRLSFSSSNTPKIEEGIKRFSKALEKSRL; encoded by the coding sequence ATGATTAAATTAGCGAATTGGTTAAAATCTATTTCTCCTTCAGCTATGCAAAAATCTTTAAACGCCCTTAAGGATGATGTTATTTCTTTTTCTCTTGGTCTTCCTGCACCTGAGCTTTTTCCAATTGAACAATTGAAAGAAGCTTTAAATTGTTTAGAAAACAAAGATGCTTTGCAGTATGCTCCTCCTCTAGAATCTCTTAAATCTTATATCGTAGAGAAGATGTATGAGAGAGGGGCTACCTGCAAGGAAAATGAAGTTTTCTTGACGACTGGAGCTCATCAAGGAATGACCCTTTTAACAAGGCTTCTTCTCAATCCAAAAAGCACAATAATTCTAGAAGAAGTTGTTTATCCCGGGTTTGTTCAAGTAGTCGCACCTTATCAGCCTAATATACTAACCGTAAAAACAGATTTTAAAACGGGAATAGACCTTGAAGATCTTGAGAGGACCTTAAAGCAAGGTCATAATCCAGCTTTACTCTACATGGTAACAGATGGACACAACCCTTTGGGACTTAGTTTAAGTAGAGAAAAACGGGAACATCTTGCAAATTTGGCTTCAAAATATAAACTTCCTATCATAGAAGATGATGCTTATGGATTTCTTTTTTATGATGAAAATATTCCTTCTTTAAGATCTTTTAACTCTGACTTTATACTATATGTGGGATCTTTTTCTAAAATCCTTGCACCTTCCCTTCGTGTTGGCTGGTTAATCGTTCCAGAATATTTAGTACCAAAATTATCGATTATAAAAGAATCGCTAGATATTAATATGGCGACCTTTTCACAACGCATTGTAAATTCGTTTATAGAAAAAGGATATTTAGAAGATCATATTTTAAACATAAGAGCTGCTTATAAATTAAGACGCGATCAAATGAATGAATCTTTAAAGAATCACCTTCCAGATGAACTGTCCTATACTGTCCCTAATAGTGGTTTTTTTATTTGGGGAGAATGTCCAAAGAACATAGATGTATCTCTTTTATTTAAAAATGCTTTAGAAGAAAAAGTCTCTTTTATCCCTGGAGGTGGATTTGCAATATCAAATATTGAAAAGTACAAAAATTGCTTAAGGTTAAGTTTTTCATCTTCAAATACGCCTAAAATTGAAGAAGGAATTAAACGCTTTTCCAAAGCACTCGAGAAGAGCAGACTTTAA
- a CDS encoding alpha-hydroxy-acid oxidizing protein produces the protein MDLSQIISISDIQEQAKLILDPSIYTYFSGGSDDEITLSENAESYNKVLLKPRVLRDVRNITTRTTVLGQSISLPVLIAPMAFHKLAHQEGEIATVKAASDFGTIMIVSSLATASLEEIRKNSLIDPWLQVYMYKDRHITKNLLQYAHECGFKGLVLTVDTPLYGKRKRELINPFSFQEDIIPLNLVKAGLNLQEIPVVHRARYLSQLLDSSLTWEDIEWIRSITPLPIILKGILTEEDVSIAIEHKISGIIISNHGGRQLDTVPTPLEVLPKIAQIADGKIDILIDGGIRDGKSIFKAIALGAKAVLIGRPILWGLSVGGEHGVLKVLDIFSSELNLTMALCGCTSLEMISEEYLYKRITYF, from the coding sequence ATGGATTTATCTCAGATTATTAGTATTTCTGATATTCAGGAACAAGCAAAGCTTATTTTGGATCCAAGCATTTATACATACTTTTCTGGAGGATCCGATGATGAAATTACTCTAAGTGAAAATGCTGAAAGTTATAATAAAGTTCTTCTAAAGCCAAGAGTTCTTAGAGATGTTCGTAACATTACAACAAGAACGACAGTGTTAGGCCAATCAATTTCTTTGCCGGTCTTAATTGCGCCTATGGCTTTTCATAAATTAGCGCATCAAGAAGGAGAGATTGCAACTGTTAAAGCTGCAAGTGATTTTGGAACAATTATGATTGTGAGCTCTTTAGCAACGGCATCTTTAGAAGAGATTCGTAAAAATTCACTCATTGATCCTTGGCTTCAAGTCTATATGTATAAAGACCGTCATATAACAAAAAACTTACTACAATACGCCCATGAATGCGGATTTAAGGGATTGGTTCTTACAGTTGATACGCCTTTGTATGGAAAACGTAAACGAGAATTAATAAATCCTTTCTCATTCCAAGAAGATATCATTCCGCTTAACCTGGTGAAAGCAGGATTGAATTTACAAGAAATTCCAGTTGTCCATCGAGCACGGTACCTTTCACAGTTATTAGATTCTTCTCTAACATGGGAAGATATAGAATGGATTCGCTCTATAACACCTCTCCCTATCATTCTAAAAGGCATATTGACCGAAGAGGATGTTTCTATTGCAATAGAGCATAAAATTTCAGGAATTATTATATCTAATCATGGAGGCAGACAACTTGATACTGTTCCAACTCCTCTTGAAGTCCTTCCTAAAATTGCCCAAATTGCGGATGGTAAGATTGACATTTTAATAGATGGGGGAATTAGGGATGGAAAAAGCATATTCAAAGCCATTGCATTAGGAGCAAAAGCAGTGCTTATAGGAAGACCTATTTTATGGGGACTCAGTGTTGGAGGGGAGCACGGTGTATTAAAAGTCTTAGATATTTTCTCCTCTGAACTTAATCTTACAATGGCTCTTTGTGGATGTACGTCACTCGAGATGATTTCTGAAGAATATCTTTATAAACGAATTACTTATTTTTGA
- a CDS encoding aspartate 1-decarboxylase, with protein MLLTMLKAKIHRAKVTQAELNYVGSITIDEHLLTQSGILEYEKVSVVNIDNGNRFETYVIKGEKNSGIICINGAAARLVSTGDKIIIMCYCHMDNDEISQHTPKILLMNEDNTINSVSIYEKHGPYINPQLES; from the coding sequence ATGTTATTAACTATGTTGAAAGCTAAGATCCATCGAGCAAAAGTGACCCAAGCTGAACTCAATTATGTAGGGAGCATAACAATTGATGAACACCTACTCACTCAAAGCGGTATTCTAGAGTACGAGAAAGTCAGCGTAGTTAATATTGATAATGGAAACAGATTTGAAACATATGTAATTAAAGGAGAAAAAAACAGTGGGATAATTTGTATAAATGGTGCGGCAGCAAGACTTGTAAGTACAGGAGATAAAATAATAATTATGTGCTATTGTCATATGGACAATGATGAAATTTCACAACATACTCCAAAAATATTATTAATGAATGAAGATAATACAATCAACAGTGTCTCTATCTACGAAAAACATGGACCTTATATAAATCCTCAACTAGAGAGCTAG
- the hppD gene encoding 4-hydroxyphenylpyruvate dioxygenase: protein MQTEHLSIKGLDYIELYVANAFQFVYFLKQGFGFNIIGYKEKASDSYDEVSYILEQGNIHLIITSAVTPSHFVSQHVYSHGDAVKDIAFEVEDAEYAFETAIKHGATVIRSPDYIQDKNGKIIKASVLTFGSTIHSFIQRDQTNIFYLPFYEMAQDSRDLGVGLNNIDHIAIALDYSTLDTWRKFYGTVFSFSVVQEEIVDTNNSGMNSIVMATKDNSIKFVFVEPRKGKIESQVETFIKKNKGPGVQHIAFHSNDIYKSMQALRNNGIEFLHIPQTYYEHLEERVNNIHDKLKDLNKLKILVDQDEKGHLFQAFTKPIHQRPTLFFEIIQRMGSEGFGKGNIRALFEAIEREQGQKGKNLE, encoded by the coding sequence TTATAGGATACAAAGAAAAAGCTTCAGATTCTTATGACGAAGTCTCTTATATTTTGGAGCAAGGGAATATCCATCTTATTATAACTTCTGCGGTAACACCTTCTCACTTTGTGAGTCAGCATGTGTATTCTCATGGAGATGCGGTAAAAGATATTGCTTTTGAAGTTGAGGATGCTGAATATGCTTTTGAAACAGCTATAAAGCATGGAGCAACTGTTATCCGTAGCCCAGACTACATTCAAGACAAAAATGGAAAAATTATAAAGGCCTCTGTCCTTACATTTGGAAGTACGATACATTCATTCATACAAAGAGACCAAACTAATATTTTTTATTTGCCATTCTATGAAATGGCTCAAGATTCTAGAGATCTTGGTGTTGGACTTAATAATATAGATCATATTGCAATTGCATTAGATTATTCCACCCTCGATACTTGGAGAAAGTTTTATGGAACTGTATTTTCATTTTCAGTCGTTCAGGAAGAAATTGTTGATACAAATAATAGTGGTATGAATTCTATTGTGATGGCAACAAAAGATAATTCTATCAAGTTTGTTTTTGTTGAGCCTCGAAAAGGTAAAATAGAATCTCAAGTTGAAACTTTTATCAAGAAAAATAAAGGACCGGGAGTTCAACATATCGCTTTTCATTCAAATGATATTTATAAGTCAATGCAGGCTTTGAGAAATAATGGCATAGAATTTCTTCATATCCCTCAAACATATTATGAACATCTTGAGGAAAGAGTGAATAATATTCATGATAAACTTAAAGATTTAAATAAATTAAAAATCTTAGTTGATCAAGATGAGAAGGGGCATCTATTTCAAGCTTTTACGAAACCAATCCATCAGCGCCCTACTTTGTTTTTTGAAATTATACAGCGTATGGGGTCTGAAGGTTTTGGGAAAGGAAATATTAGAGCCCTTTTTGAGGCTATTGAAAGAGAACAAGGCCAAAAAGGAAAGAATTTAGAATGA